The stretch of DNA GAGGGCCGTATCAGTGACTTCTTTCGCGCTCATTTCGGGTTTTCGGTCGTAGGTCGGCACGTCCGGACTCTGGATGATTTTCCGAATCTCGCCGTCGAACTCGACTTCACGCCCGCCGTTCAGGAAGTAGGTGACGTGGGCGTACTTTTCTGACTCGGCGAGGCGAAGTTGGGTGAGTCCCGCCGCAGAAACGACTTCTCCGAGCGTGTCATCGGGCTGGTTTGGCGGGAACGCCACGGGGACGGGGAACGTCTTGTCGTACTGCGTCATCGTGACGAGATACGTTTCTGGTGGCGTGGTCGCAAAGTCCCATTCGGGGCGGATATCCGCGAGCAGCCGGGTGAGCTGGCGGCCGCGGTCTGAGCGGAAGTTGAAGAAGATAACCGCGTCGCCGTCTTCAAGGGCGGGGCCACCCTCGATGAGGGTTGGCTCGACGAACTCGTCGGTATCCCCGCGTTCGTAGGAGGCTTCGACTGCTTCGACGGGGGAGGCGGCGGTGTAGGGCGCGTCTCGGTTCACAATGGCGTCGTAGGCGCGGCGGGTGCGCACCCAGTTCTGATCGCGGTCCATCGCGTAGTAGCGCCCCGTGACGCTGGCGACGTCGCCGGTTCCGGCTTTCTCGGCGTGGGCGTCGAGGTCTGCGAGGAATCCTTTGCCACCCTTCGGCGCGGTGTCGCGCCCGTCGGTGAACGCATGGGTCACGGCCTCCAGTTCTCGGTCTGCGGCGATGTCGATGAGGGCGTGGAGGTGGCTCTGGGCTGAGTGGACGCCGCCGTCGGAGACGAGGCCCATGAGATGGACGCGGCCGCCCGACGCCTCGGCGTGGTCGAACGCGTCCTGAATCGCGTCGTTGGTGGCGAACGAGCCGTCCGCGATGGCGTCTTCGATGCGGGTGAACTCCTGCATGACGACCCGGCCCGCGCCGATGTTGAGGTGGCCGACTTCGCTGTTCCCCATCTGGCCTTCGGGGAGGCCAACCCGACGGCCGGAGACGGTCAGTTCGCCGTACGCGCCGGCTTGCTTGAGGCGGTCGAAGTTCGGCGTGTCCGCGCCTTTCACCGCATCCAGCCGGTCGTGGCTGCCGATGCCCCAGCCGTCTAAAATGATGAGCGCCGCTTTCATGTGCGTGGAATTTTCGGCCACGGTAAATAGCGTGCTGGTCGGCGAAGGACTAACCTGTCGGCTATCGTAGCCAGTCCTATGCTGGAGGCTCGTGGGTGTTAGTCGAGATACTGCTGTTTCTCGGTGGCCTCGCGCTGCTCGTTTACGGCGCGTCGCGAGCCGTCGCGGAGGCGAGCAACCTCGCGCTCTACTACGGGGTGTCGCCGTTTTTCATCGGCGTCACGGTCATCTCGATTGGAACCTCGGTGCCGGAGATGGTCACGTCCGTCCTCGGGGCGCGACTCGGGGCGGGCGACATCGTCGTCGGAAACATCGTCGGCTCCGAAATCGCCCAGATAACCCTCGCCATCGGCATCGTCGCGCTGATTGCGCCCGTCCTCGCCACCCGCCGCGAGGTGCTCGTGTACGGCGGCGGAATGGTGCTCGCGATGGTCATCATGCTGCTCGCGCTCGACGACGGGGCGCTCACCTTCTCAGAAGGCGTCCTGATGATGCTCGCCTACGTCGAGTTCATCTACATCCTCTATACGAACGCAGGCGGCGAGGAGATTGCAGAAGAAACCGTCGAACGCCAGTCACCCCGCGAGACTATTCCGTGGATTGTCCTCGGCCTCATTTTCGTCGTCGTGGGCGGGCAGCTAATGGTCTCGAACGCCATCTCGCTCGCCCGACTCGTTGGCATCTCCGAGTACCTGATTGGCCTGCTCACCGGCCTCGGCACGACCGCGCCAGAAATCGCCGTCGCGGGCATCGCCGCCTACCGCGGGAACGGCGGGATTTCGGTGGGTGCACTGCTCGGGAGCAACATCACCGACCCCGTGTTCTCGCTCGGCGTCGGCGCGCTCGTCGCGGATGTAGTTGTGGACACAACTGCCATCTCGGCCTCGCTCATCTACATGCTCGGCGTCTCGATTCTCGTCCTCGCGCTCATGTACTGGCGGCGCGGTCTCGGGCGGTGGGAGGCGATTGTCTGTATTCTGCTCTACCCCGCGAGCCTCCTCTTT from Haladaptatus sp. ZSTT2 encodes:
- a CDS encoding sodium:calcium antiporter, whose translation is MLVEILLFLGGLALLVYGASRAVAEASNLALYYGVSPFFIGVTVISIGTSVPEMVTSVLGARLGAGDIVVGNIVGSEIAQITLAIGIVALIAPVLATRREVLVYGGGMVLAMVIMLLALDDGALTFSEGVLMMLAYVEFIYILYTNAGGEEIAEETVERQSPRETIPWIVLGLIFVVVGGQLMVSNAISLARLVGISEYLIGLLTGLGTTAPEIAVAGIAAYRGNGGISVGALLGSNITDPVFSLGVGALVADVVVDTTAISASLIYMLGVSILVLALMYWRRGLGRWEAIVCILLYPASLLFS
- the gpmI gene encoding 2,3-bisphosphoglycerate-independent phosphoglycerate mutase → MKAALIILDGWGIGSHDRLDAVKGADTPNFDRLKQAGAYGELTVSGRRVGLPEGQMGNSEVGHLNIGAGRVVMQEFTRIEDAIADGSFATNDAIQDAFDHAEASGGRVHLMGLVSDGGVHSAQSHLHALIDIAADRELEAVTHAFTDGRDTAPKGGKGFLADLDAHAEKAGTGDVASVTGRYYAMDRDQNWVRTRRAYDAIVNRDAPYTAASPVEAVEASYERGDTDEFVEPTLIEGGPALEDGDAVIFFNFRSDRGRQLTRLLADIRPEWDFATTPPETYLVTMTQYDKTFPVPVAFPPNQPDDTLGEVVSAAGLTQLRLAESEKYAHVTYFLNGGREVEFDGEIRKIIQSPDVPTYDRKPEMSAKEVTDTALSVIESDDPDVLVCNYANPDMVGHTGDYDAAVKAVEAVDAQLGRLVEAVQQAGGHVLITADHGNADDMGTSENPDTAHTLNPVPLIYLTPENTDGGRTVIADGTLANIAPTLLSLIGIEKPAKMTGESLLA